CATAGCAGTTGTTTGGATAAGTGGATTGATCACATCAGAATATGTACCCTCTATGCAGATCTCCGTAGTTTTGTTGTAATGAAAAGGATTGATAGAGATGGTGTTAATCATGGTGGCTGAGACTGTTTCATTATCGTTATGACCATGTCAAGCCATTTGCTTCATTTGTATAGCGGGTTTATCAGGTGATTTTTTACATAGCAAAGTAATTTATATATACTGCTCAAAAATGTCCGCTAGTGACCATTGAAATGAATGAAAAACAAGACACCCTAAACCATGAATGGTGTAATTTGATTTAATTAGGTGAtagattttttttctcaaaaatatggatgtacaaataataatattaattggaGGAGTTGTGTAACTTTTTTTTGGGTGGTTGTAGTGCATAGTTATTGGAACCTACAATTTCTAATGATCATTTTCGAAACTTTGTGCATGTAATTTCTCATCTCGTAGTTATCTTAACTACCCAAAAGCTGAAACAATAGCTTTAATCTTCTAAATTCGATATgaaaaaaatgtcattttttttttatcaaaatatgaTATTAAACTTAGAGCTTAAAGTTAGGGTGGGTTCCTATTAGGTCCTCGCCCCTAGTAGTTTATTGTTTTGATCATAACATATAAAGTGTAAtttaaaattatcatttttttatatatattaaaaatacaaagatgatatttCAATTAGCTTTGAAAAATTGGTCATTTATATTGTCACTTTTATCCTAAGTACTATTAATCTAATGTTCTACACATAGTTGATATGTAACTCGCAAATTTAAACTAAGTAATTATAGTTTGCTAAAGATTCATTGGTCATGTCTTTAATGAGTAACAATTAGTTAACTCGTCATAGAAGGATTGTAAACGCTAACATGAGATCGTACTTTCAAGAAATATTGCTCAACCAAATCTCTCAAGTGAAAACTAAGCACCTACAATGTAAAAATGAGGCAAAAGAGACCCTTTTAATCAGATTTTTGAAGAGAAGTTGAATAGGGAAATGAGTTCACCTCGAGCTACCTTAATTAAAGTACATCCTATCAAAACTTGAACATAAATAGAAATAAATATCACACTAACAAGTAACCACTTATCAATATGGATTGGTTTTTGAGCTTGAGGAGATCTAGTTTTCTATGAGAGGTTAACGGTAAATGGAGTCATCTAAAAGCAATAATCACTAATAGAGATATGTTTTAGGGCAtatgttttgaaatttaaaaagagGCTATttaaaattagacaaaagagatgAGGTCTAATTGATTGATTTCACAAAATGTCACAAACGTTATTATTAAGAAGAAATaaagaataacatgaaaagggaaaATACCTAGAACAAAGACATATATTGAATGaaaataaaacacataaataaaataaaataataaaaatagacaaCTAAGGTTAAAAATAAGAAGAAAGCTATTATAAAATAATGATTCAAGAATGGGTTAGCAAGATATAGGGTTAACAGGCTCTAGAGCTTGCAAAGGGTTTGACTTGATGTTGTCTAGGACCACACTATGGGATTTGCTGAGGTCAGCTATGTTGACGCTATTCTCATGCATGACCCCTTGGTATGCACATGCATCTTTCAACCCTGGATATGAGATTTTGTTGTCTCTAATGAAGAGgaactttgtgcaccaatttgacatgATTTCTTAGGTTTTATCCATTCCATATTAAAACATTTTACATACCATTGCAACCTCCTTAAGAATGATTATATGTGTGAATCCGATAAGTTTTACTAAGTTTTTGTGTTGAGATTGAACTATCTGATGACACTCATTCAAATTGATCTTTATAATTCCAAACATAAATGACTAGAACCCTCCTCTTCCACCATCTTATACTGTTGTCTAACAGTtcatttttatttacttttatcaAGATGTTAGCCTCATATTAGAAGTGTGATTTTATACCCACTCACTTTCACTTTGTGAATGTGTTAAATTATTTCTTAAACATGACCATTAAACACCTATTCATCAatcttttaatttcatttaatataaattaatttgatAAACTGTTGAGATTATTTATCCGCGCAGGAACTTGTTTTCCTCTGTTTTGTAGGAGGTTTGAGTAGATAACAGCAACAAGACGAAGCAGAATATTAATAACAAACAGCAACACATAATCATTGAAACAAACCAGAATATAAACTTAAACAGGTTGCTGGTGCAACATGATATATATTGATTGATAACCATTACATAAAcatcatgtatatatttatttatagttGCAGTGACGCGGTTTCCATACTTGCAGTGCACGACAAGCTAAGAGAAGATAAACATGAGATTGAGATTATGTAAGGTTGTCAGCAAAGAAGATAAGCGGTGGATACAAGGCGGTCTTCCACTGGCCGTGAAAAAGTCGGTGAATTTGGTCGGTCTCCATCATAGTCGGCAGTGAGGCGATGAAGAACATAGCCGGGCCATCTTATCACCATCTGATTTTATAATCATATTTTGTTCATGTCGGAGAAATTTATTCCAACATAATTTGCCGTGTTTGTTAATGTTCCAGTTAAAAATTATGTGTTGGAACACTATTACTTCCAACTCTCGATCTTTTACAGGAACTATGATATTCTACAGACCACATACGTTAAACATGATAACACATAGAGGCTAACTTATTCTTAGGCTTCGCAGTGAATTTTAAGTCTCATTCAAAACGACACAGATAATAATGGGTATTACAGCTTATCAGAAATTAAATGGAGAAACGCAGGCACTGTATGGATAACCATACGATGAGTTTGCTGGTTCCAAAATTGTTGCGTTCATGGAAGAATAGGAGTTCGATAGGGGAATGCCAATCGAATAACCATTTTGTGGCCTCCGATTACCTTGCCCGCTAGAACTCGCAGGTATAATGGGCTTCGAAGGAAAGGCCGGGAATTTCATCTGAAATTGAGGTGTTGAGTTGTATAAGCGTGGATCAATTTTCTCCAGAAATCTCACAGACAAATCAAGGTAACCCCGAGGCCTGCCATTTGGAGTCCTAATTCGATAGCTCAGAAAGTGAATGGACTCGGGCTTAGTGAATCCCTCCAAAATGTCGGAATAAGGCATTCGAGCGCTTCCCACTCTCTTGTTGCCCGTCATAGTTTTACAGTATATTTGTACCAAGGCAGCTGAGCccttttgcttgaggaatcccttggTGACAGTCACTTGGAACTTATCGTTCCAGGTGGGGTAACTGCCACCCTCTCTGTCTATTCTCGTACACTTTTGAGCGGTGGAGTCACTCCATACAACTGAATATGTGCGCATTGGCCTTCCAAAACTTGTCACGCATTTGAGATCTTGCGCTGAGATTATCTCAATTTCGAATGCAACTTTATCCATTCGCAATTTGTTAAAATACGGTGAATAAGAAATACAAACTTCACTAATATGAGGAAAGACTGGTGAAGCAAGTTTGTAATGGCGAGTGGTTATATAGAAATGGATGTGTATTCTACGAGGTCAAACAGTCTTCATGAGAAATTTCTCATGGTTTTCTTAGATCGTCTGTGGAAAAGCCATTTCTAACTGAACAGGCTTCTAATATGTATAGTACAAGGTCACACAGTCTTACCGAGAAATTTCTCATCGTTTTCTTGGAAAATTCATTTGTAGCTGAACAGGGTTCTAATAATAGAAACCGTGTATTTGGAAGATGATGTTCATCTCCAGAGTTTCGACCTTCGACGAAGATCGCTAGAAAACAGACTATACCTGCCTATCTAAATACGTCGGCCTCTTTTTTTGACTGAAATATTTCAACTTGGCTCGCAATTATTGTAATTTTAATTACATTTCAACTTGGCTTGCAACTATTACTACCACTTGCCCCAGAAGTGGGTGTAAGGGTTACGCGGAtgtaatttaaattaatatatatttgacAAAATATGAATGTTCTTATATGAGTTTGTCATTCTTTACATAAATGTTGTTAGATGAGTTTAACATCCTTTTCAAATTTTAGAAGATCTTTGTGTTTTACTCAATTTAGGATGTCAAATTGATATAACAACAAGACAAAAAAAATTTCATGTTTCTCAAAACTATTAAAATCATTTTACATCATTCTAAAGAAGAAACAATTGCAAAGTAATACAAAAGTTACACTTATACCCTAAAAAACAAAGGATTGTTGCCAAAATATGAAATCTAATTCCAAGGTATGTAAACTGTAATTGAATGAATGAAAAATATTTTGTTTTGAGCAAAGAGAAGAAGAGCTCAATAATGTAACTTCCAAATCAGATCCATAATAATTAAGTTCCAAATGTAGAATGCATTGGAGAACTGTTTGAAACATACTAACAACAGTATGTTTTATAAAAATACATTTGATATCAACTTTGACCAATCTTTTATAATAATAGTGACCTATTTCTTATAATAGTGACCTATATTTTATGAGTGTGCCATCATTTATAATAATGATCTATCTTTTATAACAATGAAGTCATCTACTATAGCTAGAACTCTCATTATTTCAGCATACATTATAGTCATAGCAAGTAAATAGTTGTATCAAAAAAGTCATACTATAGAACATGTAAACAGTTTTTGATCCTCCTATCCAAAACTATCATTCTCTTAAACACTGTTGTATAATGATGATGGGTGATTTTCATGAAGAAGTTGGCACACTTCTATCCAGACAACTAACTTAATAACATAGAGAGTTGGTATCCCATAATTTGCACAACAAAACTTGAATGATGGGATAACATCATACACTAAAATATGGTGTTTCACCTGCATTGGATGGTACATGACAACCATTCCTCTATAGGGGCATTGTGATTACCATGTCTACCAAGGCAACCCAcactttgcatacatgtctaccgaGGTAGTTGAATTACAACATGTGAAAAAAACCCCCCTTCCACAATGCTTTCGTGGATGACCATGCCTTGTTCCAAagttcccattttggcacaggttggCAGCATGCTAGAAAATTTTCTGGAATTTtcctttacacctgccaattgcatttgcgtgaaagtttctaaagccttttctgcatatcctgcaatcattgcaatcATGAGATGGCATTTTGTCAAATAATTCACCTGCCTTCTGGATGCTTCCACACTTTGCATTTGGTGAAATAGTGTAGCTGCCTCATTAAGATACCCATGTCTTCGGTATGTTGTGATAATCGTATTCCACGAGTGTTGTCTCATTCTTTCATGTGATCAAACACTTAAAAGAGCATCTGCCAAACTCCCATTCTTGATATGTATGATAATTATAAAAAGAATAATTAGCTTGAAAGTTTCAACAACATTTTTAATATCATTTTGTTCATATCTTGCAATCATGAGATTCTACGAGATGATCTCTTTGAGGAaatctatcaaatagttcatgtgccttgtctattcttCCACATTTTGGATGTGTGTGTTTCATGGATacccataccttgttccaaagttcCTAATTTGGCATATGGAAggaaggatgctagcaaaggttgtggaatttggatttacacctgcaattgcattttcttgaaagtttccaaagcccCTGCTATAATTGCAATCCACCTAACCACATTTCTTAGAGGCATGTTGTTGAACAATCCAAGTGCCTTGTCCATtctttcacattttgcatacatgtcgacCAAGCAATAGCAACTACACCACCTAACAAAATTTATTTATCCTTGATGTTTGACAGACATCCATACCctcttccaaagctcccatttcagCACAAGCAAGGAGGATGTTAGCAAAGGTTACGGAATTTTCTTTTAGATCTGCCAATTGTGTaaattgcttgaaagtttctaaaaactTCTTAACCAATCCACCCTGTGCATGTCATCCAGTCAGttccatgagaacacatttctttgcgGTATTATTACAAACAATTCATGTGCCCTATCTATACTTGTTGTCAAACACGAAGTAAAATTATCAACAAGGGATCAACAGGGAATCCATCTAAAAACTAAAATCCCTCTTATTTCCTTCTCAATTGCAGAGCTCCGGGGCAACcctagaatggaaaaagaagtccTAAATcttatgataaaaaaaataagcatGCATGCAAGCTACAACATCCTTGCATGAGGGAGAGTGCGCAGAGTTGGAGGTTCAGACCTATGAGCACGACAACCCAGCAAGGGCATGAAGCTCTTTATGGCCCTTTTTTACCCTCTCTGTGCCCTAAAAGacaggtttttttttct
The nucleotide sequence above comes from Cryptomeria japonica chromosome 11, Sugi_1.0, whole genome shotgun sequence. Encoded proteins:
- the LOC131046539 gene encoding BON1-associated protein 2 is translated as MDKVAFEIEIISAQDLKCVTSFGRPMRTYSVVWSDSTAQKCTRIDREGGSYPTWNDKFQVTVTKGFLKQKGSAALVQIYCKTMTGNKRVGSARMPYSDILEGFTKPESIHFLSYRIRTPNGRPRGYLDLSVRFLEKIDPRLYNSTPQFQMKFPAFPSKPIIPASSSGQGNRRPQNGYSIGIPLSNSYSSMNATILEPANSSYGYPYSACVSPFNF